A single window of Archangium gephyra DNA harbors:
- a CDS encoding ABC transporter permease/M1 family aminopeptidase, with the protein MKFLAICRFELAYQGRRAWPWLFFAVLLVFDFLMTRDASLAEALYEDFFLNSPFAIAKTTVFGSLIWLLVAAAVAGDAAARDVATGMHPLTYTLPISKAEYLGGRFLAALVLNALILLAVPVGILLGVYAPGVDAEAIGPFRPAAYLTAYAFIALPNAFVATALQFSLAARSGRAMASYLGSLLLFFMGFFVASLLLFKRGLGTLLDPIGIRFIVEDLSHSWTTSEKSWRLLELKGSVLTNRLLWLGIALGALAVTALRFRFAHRTESSGWRRGKRRQDAHSPRPEGIGVTASAPTSVPRAPRMFGFAFHARQTLAIAWTSFRTIATSGAGLALLVGIPLLTVPVVLDQLVSIGAPLVPTTARVLRELTAPLSAELSRWVIIPLLIVFFAGELVWREREAGLGELTGALPGSEWAPLLGKLLGLGLVLAVFMALLTTAGMLAQVIRGYQDFEPGLYLKVLLGLQLPEYLLFALLALVVHVLVDQKYVGHLVAIMAFVFIAVLAAVLGIEHNLLVYGAGPGWSYTEMRGFGPFLGPWLWFKLYWAAWALLLAVVARLLWVRGKDSGLGVRLQLARHRFTRPTAWVAGAAAVLILTLGGFILYNTHVLNPYLSGSDITERRAEYERRYRRYESIPQPRLTGAHLRVELYPERRAVELRGTYRLVNGSALPIDSIHVATAAGGVETRAVTFDRTATLTVDDAEHGHRIYALERPLEPGGTLRLDFEVHVEQRGFGNRGVDPSVVANGSAFTNGAWFPSVGYQRHRELVSASDRRAHGLEPRPVLAALSDAEAREPASRGGGIAFEAVVGTDEDQVAVAPGALRRTWTEGGRRYFHYSSDAPIGSEWAFFSAHYAVHEGRWKDVVIRIFHHPEHTAHLDRVMRSVRASLDYYTEQFGPYPYHHLSVVEHPGRPGTGMHAEASMLTHGEGFPFWRPEDEERSLDFPSAVVAHEMAHQWTLPYALVEGAPFLSEGLAWYSAMQAVKASRGEEELRRLLAFMRQPHPYPPIRRGEPLLRALDPYLSYRRGPFAMYALSEYVGVDQVNLALRRLIEKHDSAGAPRATTLDLYRELRAVTPDALKPLLHDLFEVNTLWEFETKRAMAEQTGADTWQVTLDVRARKRVYDSAGVETEVPMDEWVPIGVFGPAEEGAGELSAPLYVRMHRIRPGEQTITVTVPRKPVLAGIDPYHLLDWEVREKDDNLEAVKASR; encoded by the coding sequence ATGAAGTTCCTGGCGATCTGCCGCTTCGAGCTCGCCTACCAGGGACGCCGTGCCTGGCCCTGGCTCTTCTTCGCCGTCCTGCTCGTCTTCGATTTCCTGATGACGAGAGACGCCTCCCTCGCCGAGGCGCTCTACGAGGACTTTTTTCTCAACTCGCCCTTCGCCATCGCGAAGACCACGGTCTTCGGCAGCCTGATCTGGCTCCTGGTGGCCGCGGCCGTCGCCGGCGACGCGGCGGCGCGGGACGTGGCGACGGGCATGCATCCCCTCACCTACACCCTCCCCATCAGCAAGGCCGAGTACCTCGGAGGGCGATTCCTCGCCGCCCTCGTGCTCAATGCCTTGATCCTGCTCGCCGTGCCGGTGGGCATCCTGCTGGGTGTCTACGCGCCTGGCGTGGATGCCGAGGCGATCGGTCCGTTCCGGCCGGCTGCATACCTCACGGCCTACGCCTTCATCGCGCTGCCGAACGCCTTCGTCGCGACGGCGCTCCAGTTCTCGCTGGCGGCGCGGAGCGGCCGTGCCATGGCGAGCTACCTCGGAAGCCTGCTCCTCTTCTTCATGGGCTTCTTCGTCGCCTCCCTGCTGCTCTTCAAGCGGGGCCTGGGGACGCTGCTGGATCCGATCGGTATCCGCTTCATCGTCGAAGATCTGTCGCATTCATGGACGACGAGCGAGAAGAGTTGGCGCCTGCTCGAGCTGAAGGGCTCGGTGCTCACGAACCGCCTCCTGTGGCTCGGCATCGCGCTAGGGGCTCTCGCGGTCACCGCCCTGCGCTTTCGCTTCGCCCATCGGACCGAGAGCAGCGGGTGGAGGCGCGGGAAGCGCCGCCAGGATGCGCACTCCCCGAGGCCGGAGGGCATCGGCGTCACGGCGAGCGCGCCCACCTCCGTCCCGCGGGCCCCACGGATGTTCGGCTTCGCCTTCCATGCGCGTCAGACGCTCGCCATCGCGTGGACGTCATTCCGGACCATCGCCACGAGCGGGGCTGGACTCGCCCTGCTGGTGGGCATTCCGTTGCTGACGGTGCCCGTGGTGCTCGATCAATTGGTGTCCATCGGCGCCCCGCTGGTCCCCACGACCGCGCGAGTCCTCAGAGAACTGACAGCCCCTCTCTCCGCCGAGCTGAGCCGCTGGGTGATCATCCCGCTCCTCATCGTGTTCTTCGCCGGCGAGCTGGTCTGGCGGGAGCGGGAAGCCGGACTGGGCGAGCTCACCGGTGCCCTGCCGGGGTCGGAATGGGCCCCTCTCCTCGGCAAGCTCCTGGGACTCGGCCTCGTGCTCGCCGTGTTCATGGCACTGCTGACAACGGCCGGGATGCTTGCCCAGGTGATTCGGGGGTATCAGGACTTCGAGCCGGGGCTGTACCTGAAAGTCCTGTTGGGGCTTCAGCTTCCCGAATACCTCCTCTTCGCGCTGCTCGCCCTCGTGGTGCACGTGCTGGTGGACCAGAAGTACGTCGGTCACCTGGTGGCCATCATGGCCTTCGTGTTCATCGCCGTGCTGGCGGCGGTCCTCGGGATTGAGCACAACCTGCTCGTCTATGGGGCCGGCCCGGGGTGGTCCTACACGGAGATGCGCGGGTTCGGGCCGTTCCTCGGGCCGTGGTTGTGGTTCAAGCTCTACTGGGCTGCGTGGGCGCTGCTGCTCGCGGTGGTGGCGAGGCTGCTCTGGGTGCGCGGCAAGGACAGCGGCCTCGGCGTGCGGCTCCAGCTGGCGCGCCATCGTTTCACGCGTCCCACGGCCTGGGTCGCAGGCGCGGCGGCGGTGCTCATCCTGACGCTGGGCGGCTTCATCCTCTATAACACCCACGTCCTGAACCCGTATCTCAGCGGGTCCGACATCACCGAGCGGCGCGCCGAGTACGAGCGACGCTACAGGCGGTACGAGAGCATCCCGCAGCCCCGGCTGACAGGGGCCCACCTGCGAGTCGAGCTCTACCCCGAGCGGCGGGCGGTGGAGCTCCGCGGCACCTACCGTCTGGTGAATGGCAGCGCACTGCCGATCGATTCCATCCACGTGGCGACGGCGGCGGGTGGCGTCGAGACCCGAGCGGTCACCTTCGACCGGACGGCGACGCTCACGGTCGACGACGCGGAACACGGCCACCGGATCTACGCCCTCGAGAGGCCGCTCGAGCCCGGCGGCACGCTGCGGCTCGATTTCGAGGTGCATGTCGAGCAGCGTGGCTTCGGCAACCGCGGCGTCGACCCCTCGGTGGTGGCGAACGGCAGCGCCTTCACCAATGGGGCGTGGTTCCCCTCCGTCGGCTATCAGCGGCATCGCGAGCTCGTGAGCGCCTCGGACCGGCGGGCGCACGGGCTCGAGCCGCGCCCGGTGCTCGCCGCTCTCTCCGACGCCGAAGCGCGCGAGCCCGCGTCACGCGGTGGGGGGATCGCATTCGAGGCGGTGGTGGGAACGGACGAGGACCAGGTCGCCGTCGCGCCGGGAGCGTTGCGCCGGACGTGGACCGAAGGCGGCCGCCGCTACTTCCACTACTCCAGCGATGCCCCGATCGGGAGCGAGTGGGCCTTCTTCTCCGCCCACTACGCGGTGCATGAAGGACGGTGGAAGGATGTCGTGATCCGGATCTTCCATCACCCGGAACACACCGCGCACCTGGACCGCGTGATGCGAAGCGTGCGGGCCTCGCTGGACTACTACACCGAGCAGTTCGGTCCCTATCCGTACCACCACCTCAGCGTCGTCGAGCATCCCGGCCGCCCCGGCACGGGGATGCACGCCGAGGCCAGCATGCTCACCCATGGGGAGGGCTTCCCCTTCTGGCGTCCCGAGGATGAAGAGAGGAGCCTCGATTTCCCCTCCGCGGTGGTGGCACACGAGATGGCGCACCAGTGGACCCTCCCCTACGCACTCGTCGAGGGGGCTCCGTTTCTGAGCGAGGGACTCGCCTGGTACTCCGCGATGCAGGCCGTGAAAGCGTCACGCGGCGAGGAGGAGCTTCGGCGGCTCCTGGCCTTCATGCGGCAACCCCATCCGTACCCGCCGATCCGCCGCGGTGAACCGTTGCTCCGGGCGCTCGATCCGTACCTCTCCTACCGCAGGGGTCCCTTCGCGATGTACGCCTTGAGCGAGTACGTCGGTGTGGATCAGGTGAACCTCGCCCTGCGGCGCCTGATCGAGAAGCACGACTCGGCCGGGGCCCCCCGGGCGACCACCCTGGACCTGTATCGCGAGCTCCGCGCGGTCACACCGGACGCGCTGAAGCCCCTCCTGCACGACCTGTTCGAGGTGAACACGCTCTGGGAGTTCGAGACGAAGCGAGCCATGGCGGAGCAGACCGGAGCCGACACGTGGCAGGTGACGCTCGACGTGCGGGCCCGCAAGAGGGTGTACGACAGCGCGGGCGTGGAGACCGAAGTGCCGATGGACGAGTGGGTGCCGATCGGCGTCTTCGGCCCCGCCGAGGAGGGCGCCGGTGAGCTGAGCGCGCCGCTGTACGTGCGGATGCATCGCATCCGCCCCGGCGAGCAGACGATCACGGTGACAGTGCCGCGCAAGCCCGTCCTGGCCGGCATCGACCCGTACCACCTGCTCGACTGGGAGGTACGTGAGAAGGACGACAACCTCGAGGCCGTGAAGGCCAGTCGCTGA
- a CDS encoding ATP-binding protein, with protein sequence MPPSSRLRAPLAQSTLIRMGVRIAVVIALSTLFSYLHMFHTLRTEALSRLQQYVAERGQREQAIFLLAEDNHAILKKALEEKSRAYQHEDVSARFDSLFALMPDGAIRNRPEMFDGTRMPCLFVPRGVPVDLEQRRRLLAAYDVLLQYGPAFRTRFADSFITLPEGSLVMFWPERPNWIHESDPTTSIITQDFFPGSLPENNPKRQTTWSPIYEEPVSLQAMSTVTTPLDMDGRHVASISHDVMIEELMARTIHDHLPESYNLVFRDDGKLIAHPGLKQEGGTTEEQQAHLRSIVEQVKSSPSGQVIQTHPGTGEYLAVTRLKGPGWYFVTVLPESAVSRPALQAARIVLLLGVLSLLIELAVVSWVLRQQITRPLLSFTQATDRVAAGDFKVELDTTREDELGQLARAFRLMADHVQRREEELRHVNESLEQRVEERTRELKEVHLQLVQTARRAGMAEIATNVLHNVGNVLNSVYTSAQLARERMTDMRLEHVGRVADMLQENQSELGTFLTQDARGRNLMPFMSKLGQNLLDERKQIVTLLEDVGRYTEHVGDIVKVQQNYARTPRLQEPVHLAGLVEDALRINAAGLTRHQVTVERQLAEIPPVLTDKHKTLMILVNLVSNAKYAMDGVPVNERRLIVKLEHTPSDHVRISIHDNGMGIAPEMLTRIFQYGFTTREEGHGFGLHSSALAAQEMGGVLTVHSEGPGHGATFTLEMPYHPA encoded by the coding sequence ATGCCTCCATCCTCCCGCCTCCGCGCCCCCCTGGCTCAATCCACCCTCATCCGGATGGGCGTGCGAATCGCGGTCGTCATCGCGCTCAGCACCCTCTTCAGCTACCTCCACATGTTCCACACCCTGCGCACCGAGGCCCTCTCGCGACTGCAGCAGTATGTGGCGGAGCGCGGCCAGCGTGAGCAAGCCATCTTCCTGTTGGCCGAGGACAACCACGCCATCCTCAAGAAGGCCCTGGAGGAGAAGAGCCGCGCCTACCAGCACGAGGACGTGAGTGCCCGCTTCGACAGCCTGTTCGCGCTGATGCCCGATGGCGCGATCCGCAACCGTCCCGAGATGTTCGACGGAACGAGGATGCCCTGTCTCTTCGTCCCCCGGGGCGTGCCCGTCGACCTGGAGCAGCGCCGCCGGCTCCTGGCCGCGTACGACGTGCTCCTCCAGTACGGGCCCGCCTTTCGTACACGCTTCGCGGACTCCTTCATCACGCTGCCCGAGGGGTCGCTCGTCATGTTCTGGCCGGAGCGCCCCAACTGGATCCACGAGAGCGATCCCACCACGTCGATCATCACCCAGGACTTCTTTCCCGGCAGCCTGCCGGAGAACAATCCGAAGCGGCAGACGACCTGGTCCCCCATCTACGAGGAGCCGGTCTCCCTGCAGGCGATGTCCACGGTCACGACTCCCCTGGACATGGATGGCCGCCATGTCGCATCGATCAGCCACGATGTCATGATCGAGGAGTTGATGGCCCGCACCATCCACGACCACCTCCCCGAGTCCTACAACCTCGTCTTTCGCGATGACGGCAAGCTCATCGCCCATCCCGGGCTGAAGCAGGAAGGGGGCACCACCGAGGAGCAGCAGGCCCACCTGCGCAGCATCGTCGAGCAGGTGAAGTCGAGCCCCTCCGGCCAGGTCATCCAGACGCATCCGGGGACCGGTGAGTACCTGGCCGTGACACGGCTGAAGGGCCCCGGCTGGTACTTCGTCACCGTCCTGCCCGAGAGCGCGGTGTCCCGCCCCGCCCTCCAGGCCGCGCGCATCGTCCTGCTGCTCGGCGTGCTGTCGCTGCTCATCGAACTGGCCGTCGTGTCCTGGGTGCTCCGGCAGCAGATCACCCGTCCGCTGCTCTCCTTCACCCAGGCCACGGACCGGGTGGCGGCCGGGGACTTCAAGGTCGAGCTGGACACCACACGTGAAGACGAGCTGGGGCAACTGGCTCGCGCCTTCCGGCTCATGGCCGATCATGTCCAGCGCCGTGAGGAGGAGCTGCGCCATGTCAACGAGAGCCTGGAGCAGCGTGTCGAGGAGCGCACCCGCGAGCTGAAGGAGGTCCACCTGCAGCTGGTGCAGACGGCCCGCCGCGCCGGCATGGCGGAGATCGCCACCAACGTGCTGCACAACGTGGGCAACGTGCTCAACAGCGTCTACACCTCGGCCCAGCTCGCCAGGGAGCGGATGACGGACATGCGGCTGGAGCACGTGGGCCGCGTGGCCGACATGCTCCAGGAGAACCAGTCCGAGCTCGGCACCTTCCTCACCCAGGACGCACGCGGCCGCAACCTGATGCCCTTCATGAGCAAGCTGGGGCAGAACCTGCTCGACGAGCGCAAGCAGATCGTCACCCTGCTGGAGGACGTCGGCCGCTACACCGAGCACGTGGGCGACATCGTCAAGGTGCAGCAGAACTACGCGCGCACTCCCCGGCTGCAGGAGCCCGTGCACCTGGCCGGACTGGTGGAGGACGCGCTGCGCATCAACGCGGCTGGACTCACCCGCCACCAGGTGACGGTGGAACGGCAGCTGGCCGAGATTCCTCCGGTCCTCACCGACAAGCACAAGACGCTGATGATCCTGGTCAACCTGGTCAGCAATGCCAAGTACGCCATGGACGGGGTGCCCGTGAACGAGCGGCGCCTCATCGTCAAGCTGGAGCACACCCCCAGCGACCACGTCCGGATCTCGATTCACGACAATGGCATGGGCATCGCGCCGGAGATGCTCACGCGCATCTTCCAGTATGGCTTCACCACCCGTGAGGAGGGACACGGGTTCGGACTGCACTCGAGTGCGCTGGCGGCCCAGGAGATGGGAGGCGTCCTCACCGTCCACAGCGAGGGTCCGGGGCACGGGGCCACCTTCACGCTGGAGATGCCCTACCACCCGGCCTGA
- a CDS encoding FAD-dependent monooxygenase, with amino-acid sequence MPSRGVVIIGGGIGGLCAAIALRQAGLEVSVYERAEAYRPVGAGLSLWSNAMRAFAALGLAGKVAGAGASWREMVIHRWDGQVLSRLAVDVLCREVGQPTVGLLRSELQQVLLRELGPDVVHLGAACTGFHVEGEGVRVTFADGRQVLGDCLVGADGLHSVVRQRLFSEVRPRYSGRTSWRGVVDVASELIPEGSQFELYGPGARFGICHLGRSPEGTWRMYWFLLAPAPEGGQDAPGGHQEAVLGHVRGWMEPVEALVRATPESAILRTDIHYLAPLPRWGEGPVTLLGDSAHAMVTDMGQGACQAIEDALVLAKLLREEPDRIRALRGYEARRRPRTAHIAELSLRSGSIRYLRSPVARWGRDLLMRALPPSVVLHPLRLAVGYDFLGSKEP; translated from the coding sequence ATGCCGTCACGCGGAGTCGTCATCATCGGCGGGGGGATTGGTGGGCTGTGTGCCGCCATCGCCCTGCGTCAGGCCGGTCTCGAAGTCTCGGTGTACGAGCGGGCCGAGGCGTACCGGCCCGTGGGGGCCGGGCTGTCGCTCTGGTCCAACGCGATGCGCGCCTTCGCGGCGCTGGGGCTGGCCGGGAAGGTGGCCGGCGCGGGCGCCTCGTGGCGTGAGATGGTGATTCACCGGTGGGATGGCCAGGTGCTCTCCCGACTGGCCGTGGACGTGCTGTGCCGGGAGGTAGGCCAGCCCACGGTGGGATTGCTCCGTTCGGAGCTCCAGCAGGTGTTGCTGCGGGAGCTCGGGCCGGACGTGGTGCACCTGGGCGCCGCCTGTACCGGCTTCCACGTCGAGGGCGAAGGGGTCCGTGTCACCTTCGCCGATGGCCGGCAGGTGCTGGGTGACTGTCTCGTCGGCGCGGACGGACTGCACTCGGTGGTCCGCCAGCGGCTCTTCTCCGAGGTACGGCCACGGTACAGCGGCCGCACCTCCTGGCGTGGGGTGGTGGACGTCGCCTCCGAGCTGATTCCGGAGGGGAGCCAGTTCGAGCTCTACGGTCCAGGGGCCCGCTTCGGCATCTGTCACCTCGGCCGGAGCCCGGAGGGCACGTGGCGGATGTACTGGTTCCTGCTGGCGCCCGCGCCCGAGGGCGGGCAGGACGCACCGGGAGGCCACCAGGAGGCGGTGCTGGGCCATGTCCGGGGCTGGATGGAGCCCGTCGAGGCGCTGGTCCGGGCCACGCCGGAGTCCGCCATCCTTCGCACGGACATCCACTACCTGGCGCCGCTGCCACGCTGGGGCGAGGGTCCGGTCACGCTGCTGGGCGACTCGGCGCACGCGATGGTGACCGACATGGGCCAGGGGGCGTGCCAGGCCATCGAGGATGCCCTGGTGCTGGCGAAGCTGCTGCGCGAGGAGCCGGACCGGATCCGCGCGCTGCGTGGCTACGAGGCGAGACGCCGGCCTCGCACGGCGCACATCGCCGAGCTGAGCCTGCGCTCCGGGTCCATCCGCTACCTGCGCAGCCCGGTGGCGCGGTGGGGGAGGGACCTGCTGATGCGGGCCCTGCCGCCCTCCGTGGTGCTCCACCCGCTTCGTCTCGCGGTGGGCTACGACTTCCTGGGCTCCAAAGAGCCATGA
- a CDS encoding M23 family metallopeptidase, with product MNTMKKLARTLLFALLAFPAVSSAQTMFRFPMSQLADQCGNGGCTVSAYKDYGGRDYACGGVRYSGHTGTDYALVGGFSKMDYGVWVMNAAAGVIESSVDGYFDRCNYWDQANPYAACGLYTANYIIMRHADGTKTKYWHLMKYTQQYARNTSLSCTWWIARAGSSGASTGPHLHFEYWVPNYGIDDPYAGSCGTPYTRWTSQGAYRGLPGIACQ from the coding sequence ATGAACACGATGAAGAAGCTCGCCAGGACGCTGCTCTTCGCGTTGCTGGCCTTCCCGGCGGTCTCCTCGGCGCAGACGATGTTCCGCTTCCCCATGTCGCAGCTCGCCGACCAGTGTGGCAACGGTGGCTGCACGGTGAGCGCGTACAAGGATTACGGCGGCCGGGACTACGCGTGTGGTGGCGTGCGCTACTCGGGCCACACCGGTACGGACTACGCCCTGGTCGGCGGGTTCAGCAAGATGGACTACGGCGTGTGGGTGATGAACGCCGCCGCGGGCGTCATCGAGTCCTCGGTGGATGGGTACTTCGACCGGTGCAACTACTGGGACCAGGCCAACCCGTACGCCGCCTGCGGCCTCTACACGGCCAACTACATCATCATGCGGCACGCGGATGGCACCAAGACCAAGTACTGGCACCTGATGAAGTACACGCAGCAGTACGCCCGGAACACCTCCCTGTCCTGCACCTGGTGGATCGCCCGGGCGGGCTCGTCCGGCGCCTCCACCGGCCCGCACCTGCACTTCGAGTACTGGGTGCCGAACTACGGCATCGATGACCCGTACGCGGGCTCGTGCGGCACGCCCTACACGCGCTGGACGTCGCAGGGCGCGTACCGGGGCCTGCCCGGCATCGCCTGCCAGTAA
- a CDS encoding TolB family protein: MRKLYLSVAALTLAAASASAAGRMNPSDQRRITKAREHIVPAVAKEFGPKARFVHLFGQGANMLAGVVAEIPEQPVATDDVPLLAIVQYDETNGAVRVVDREFKYREARAVGRSVALLDGQGNLRLREPNGRERLLAQKVGGDLFPTAKGDALVATLVGDGEGHETSVGFIDLNGRVKVLADGPGIDATPSISPDGKTVVFVSGRTSVASFFVTTVEGAAPRQLTNIGLESHMLFGGAPEGFVPPPVSSHHMEWVGNDVLRYNAGGGEFWKLNVRTGQAAPDLGGEK, from the coding sequence ATGAGAAAGCTATATCTGTCGGTAGCGGCGTTGACGCTGGCGGCGGCCAGTGCCTCGGCGGCGGGCCGGATGAACCCGTCGGACCAGCGCCGTATCACCAAGGCGCGTGAGCACATCGTCCCGGCCGTCGCGAAGGAGTTTGGACCCAAGGCCCGGTTCGTCCACCTGTTCGGTCAGGGCGCCAACATGCTGGCGGGCGTCGTCGCCGAGATTCCCGAGCAGCCGGTGGCCACGGACGACGTGCCGCTGCTGGCCATCGTCCAGTACGACGAGACGAACGGCGCGGTGCGCGTGGTGGATCGCGAGTTCAAGTACCGGGAGGCCCGTGCGGTGGGCCGGAGCGTGGCGCTGCTGGACGGCCAGGGCAACCTGCGCCTGCGCGAGCCCAACGGCCGCGAGCGGCTGCTGGCGCAGAAGGTGGGCGGAGATCTCTTCCCGACGGCGAAGGGAGACGCCCTGGTGGCCACGCTGGTGGGTGACGGCGAGGGGCACGAGACGTCCGTGGGCTTCATCGACCTGAACGGCCGCGTGAAGGTGCTGGCGGATGGCCCCGGCATCGACGCGACGCCCAGCATCTCGCCGGATGGCAAGACGGTGGTCTTCGTGTCCGGCCGCACCAGCGTGGCCTCGTTCTTCGTCACGACGGTGGAGGGCGCCGCGCCCCGGCAGCTCACCAACATCGGGCTGGAGAGCCACATGCTGTTCGGAGGCGCGCCGGAGGGCTTCGTTCCCCCGCCCGTCTCCAGCCACCACATGGAGTGGGTGGGCAACGACGTGCTCCGCTACAACGCGGGCGGTGGCGAGTTCTGGAAGCTCAACGTGCGCACGGGCCAGGCGGCTCCGGATCTGGGAGGTGAGAAGTGA
- a CDS encoding family 43 glycosylhydrolase: MLAVLSATACSDKEKPPENPPEEPPPPPPPPPPDGPVLVTKSFTNPLRVSIPGGGSVETCADPAVIRGQKPGDTAWYMYCTSDPLNDQDKDPGTGHYRRHLLPMLRSTDLVSWTYVGDALTAPPSWARPDSGLWAPEIVFFGNQYHLYYTVVDTVAGGSAIGVATSTSPTGPWTQADKATVEPHEAPCCSGNGPRWTFDPEVLIAADGSKYIYYGSYFGGISARKLSEDGLTSDVASQVQITIPNRYEAASLMKHGDDYYLFVSASNCCNGPLSGYSVFAGRSRNPLGPFVDREGTPLTDSRVGGTPVLGLNGNRWVGPGHNTLLTDLGGQDWILYHAMDRASPYMAPSPGALISKRPVLMDALDWVDGWPVTRGGQGASDTEQPAPAAEAQNTKSRYTMVLAKQDEPGALIPSASDEFNDPALGAQWSWVRPPPSTEFGLESGSFRFNTQAADLYVDDDTAAILWQQAPTGDYLVETKLTMNLPATGCCQNYVQAGLVLHGDEDNYVKLVQLSYWDTRQVAFAKEVGPGVPAGYPRYGETAGGPADETLWLRIARRIVGQEEHFTAYSSRDGGYWSRAGTWTHNLGTGARIGLVSQSGSGFVATFDYVRVHELKD, from the coding sequence GTGCTCGCGGTGCTGAGTGCCACGGCTTGCTCGGACAAGGAAAAGCCGCCGGAGAACCCGCCGGAGGAGCCGCCTCCGCCTCCGCCGCCTCCTCCTCCTGACGGGCCCGTCCTCGTCACGAAGAGCTTCACCAACCCGCTGCGGGTCTCCATCCCCGGTGGCGGCAGTGTCGAGACCTGTGCCGATCCCGCGGTCATCCGCGGCCAGAAGCCGGGGGACACGGCCTGGTACATGTACTGCACGTCCGATCCCCTCAACGATCAGGACAAGGACCCGGGGACGGGCCACTACAGGCGGCACCTGCTCCCCATGCTCAGATCCACGGATCTGGTGAGCTGGACCTACGTGGGAGACGCGCTCACCGCGCCGCCGTCCTGGGCCCGGCCGGACTCGGGTCTCTGGGCACCCGAGATCGTCTTCTTCGGCAACCAGTACCATCTGTATTACACGGTGGTGGACACGGTGGCCGGTGGCAGCGCGATCGGCGTGGCCACCAGCACCAGCCCGACGGGCCCCTGGACCCAGGCCGACAAAGCCACCGTGGAGCCCCACGAGGCGCCCTGCTGCAGCGGCAACGGGCCCCGGTGGACGTTCGATCCCGAGGTGCTCATCGCCGCCGACGGGAGCAAGTACATCTATTACGGGAGCTATTTCGGTGGCATCTCCGCGCGCAAGCTCTCGGAGGACGGCCTGACCTCGGATGTGGCCTCGCAGGTGCAGATCACCATTCCCAACCGCTACGAGGCCGCCAGCCTCATGAAGCACGGTGACGATTACTACCTGTTCGTCTCCGCCTCCAATTGCTGCAATGGCCCGCTCAGCGGCTACAGCGTGTTCGCCGGGCGCTCCAGGAATCCGTTGGGGCCCTTCGTGGATCGCGAGGGCACGCCCCTCACCGACAGCCGCGTGGGTGGCACGCCGGTGCTCGGCCTGAATGGCAACCGCTGGGTGGGCCCGGGCCACAACACGCTCCTCACGGACCTGGGCGGCCAGGACTGGATCCTCTACCACGCCATGGACAGGGCGAGCCCCTACATGGCCCCGTCGCCTGGTGCGCTGATCTCCAAGCGCCCGGTGTTGATGGATGCGCTGGACTGGGTGGACGGGTGGCCGGTGACGCGCGGCGGCCAGGGCGCTTCGGACACCGAGCAGCCCGCGCCGGCGGCCGAGGCGCAGAACACCAAGAGCCGCTATACGATGGTGCTGGCGAAGCAGGACGAGCCGGGGGCGCTCATCCCCTCGGCCTCGGACGAGTTCAATGATCCGGCGCTCGGCGCGCAGTGGAGCTGGGTGCGCCCGCCGCCTTCCACCGAGTTCGGGCTGGAGAGTGGCTCCTTCCGCTTCAACACCCAGGCGGCCGACCTCTATGTGGACGACGACACCGCCGCCATCCTCTGGCAGCAGGCCCCCACCGGCGATTACCTGGTCGAGACGAAGCTCACGATGAACCTGCCCGCGACGGGTTGCTGCCAGAACTACGTCCAGGCGGGTCTCGTCCTCCACGGCGACGAGGACAACTACGTGAAGCTCGTCCAACTCTCGTACTGGGACACGCGCCAGGTCGCCTTCGCCAAGGAAGTGGGTCCCGGCGTGCCCGCGGGCTACCCGCGCTACGGAGAGACAGCGGGTGGCCCCGCCGATGAGACCCTGTGGCTGCGGATCGCCAGGCGCATCGTGGGACAGGAAGAGCACTTCACCGCGTACTCCAGCCGGGATGGCGGCTATTGGAGCCGCGCGGGAACGTGGACGCACAACCTGGGAACGGGGGCACGTATCGGGCTGGTGTCCCAGTCTGGATCCGGTTTCGTCGCCACCTTCGACTACGTCCGCGTCCATGAGCTGAAGGACTGA